A single window of Synechococcus sp. CBW1004 DNA harbors:
- the cdaA gene encoding diadenylate cyclase CdaA — MTWLQTLDLRPLLDLACATGLGVLLLGRITDRRTLWLLRGFLFLVALAWVVQRYADLPLTSKLVDALVLACSLALAILWQGELRRLMELLGTGRVGNLFADRRRDSLASGSVSMLTEAAGRLSQARCGGLIVLDIGSDLRPEDFLNPGIRLDARLSVDLLLNLFAADTPLHDGAVLVQENRIAAAGVILPLSRQGLNRYGTRHLAALGLTERHAGCLCIVVSEETGTISLAQQGRLERPITSSRLHDLLTASLAPGPTGRSLSTDTPDSRG; from the coding sequence GTGACCTGGCTGCAGACCCTGGACCTGCGCCCGCTGCTTGATCTGGCCTGCGCCACCGGACTGGGCGTGCTGCTGCTGGGGCGCATCACCGACCGGCGCACCCTCTGGCTGCTGCGGGGCTTTCTGTTCCTGGTGGCCCTGGCCTGGGTGGTGCAGCGCTACGCCGACCTGCCGCTCACCAGCAAGCTGGTCGATGCCCTGGTGCTGGCCTGCAGCCTGGCGCTGGCGATCCTCTGGCAGGGGGAACTGCGCCGGCTGATGGAACTGCTGGGCACCGGCCGCGTCGGCAACCTGTTCGCGGACCGGCGCCGCGATTCGCTGGCCTCCGGATCCGTGAGCATGCTCACCGAGGCTGCGGGTCGCCTGTCGCAGGCCCGCTGCGGCGGCCTGATCGTGCTCGACATCGGCAGTGATCTGCGACCCGAGGACTTCCTCAACCCCGGCATCCGTCTGGACGCCCGCCTGTCGGTGGATCTGCTGCTCAACCTGTTCGCCGCCGACACACCGCTCCATGACGGCGCCGTGCTGGTGCAGGAGAACCGCATCGCCGCCGCCGGCGTGATCCTGCCCCTGTCGCGCCAGGGCCTCAACCGCTACGGCACCCGCCACCTGGCCGCCCTGGGCCTGACCGAACGGCATGCCGGCTGCCTGTGCATCGTCGTCTCCGAAGAGACGGGCACCATCTCCCTGGCGCAGCAGGGGCGGCTCGAGCGGCCGATCACCAGCAGCCGCCTGCACGATCTGCTCACCGCCAGCCTGGCTCCGGGGCCGACTGGTCGTAGCCTGTCGACGGATACGCCGGATTCCCGCGGATGA
- a CDS encoding isoprenyl transferase, translating into MSRALATTPLPDRLPLPPQLDPQRLPAHVALIMDGNGRWARQRGLPRVMGHRAGVETLKRTLRLCSDWGIEALTCYAFSTENWSRPGEEVAFLMTLFERVLARELEGLMKEQVRIRFLGDLEQLPEGLQNLIADATARTSANGGIHFNVCTNYGGRRELVQAARHLAERAAAGQLDPAAIDEALFAAELQTAGEGDPDLLIRTSGERRLSNFLLWQLAYAELHITDVLWPDFDEAALLAALLDYQGRQRRFGGVEAAR; encoded by the coding sequence ATGAGTCGCGCCCTGGCGACCACACCCCTCCCCGATCGGCTGCCGCTGCCGCCCCAGCTGGATCCGCAGCGCCTGCCCGCCCATGTGGCGCTGATCATGGATGGCAACGGCCGCTGGGCGCGCCAGCGCGGCCTGCCGCGGGTGATGGGGCATCGGGCCGGTGTCGAGACCCTCAAGCGCACCCTGCGGCTCTGCAGCGACTGGGGCATCGAAGCCCTCACCTGCTACGCCTTCTCCACCGAGAACTGGTCCCGGCCGGGGGAGGAGGTGGCCTTCCTGATGACCCTGTTCGAGCGGGTGCTGGCGCGGGAGCTGGAGGGGCTGATGAAGGAGCAGGTGCGCATCCGCTTCCTGGGCGACCTCGAACAGCTGCCGGAGGGACTTCAGAACCTGATCGCCGATGCGACCGCTCGCACATCCGCCAACGGCGGCATCCATTTCAATGTCTGCACGAACTACGGCGGCCGTCGCGAGCTGGTGCAGGCCGCCCGCCACCTGGCCGAGCGGGCCGCGGCCGGACAGCTGGATCCGGCCGCGATCGACGAGGCGCTGTTCGCCGCCGAACTGCAGACGGCCGGCGAGGGCGATCCCGATCTGCTGATCCGCACCAGCGGCGAGCGGCGCCTCAGCAACTTCCTGCTCTGGCAGCTCGCCTACGCCGAGCTGCACATCACCGACGTGCTCTGGCCCGACTTCGACGAGGCCGCGCTGCTGGCGGCCCTGCTCGATTACCAGGGGCGCCAGCGCCGCTTCGGAGGCGTCGAGGCCGCTCGCTGA
- the bioB gene encoding biotin synthase BioB — protein MVVRHDWSTAEIQALLELPLVELLWRAQAMHRQANPGYRVQLASLLSVKTGGCEEDCAYCPQSMHHSSDVTGRPELEVEPVLARARAAKEAGAHRFCMGWAWREIRDGAPFEAMLQMVRGVRELGMEACVTAGMLTDRQAGRLAEAGLTAYNHNLDTSPEHYDRIISTRTYQERLETLERVRQAGITMCCGGIIGMGESLTDRASLLQVLATMEPHPESVPINALVAVEGTPLEEQAPVDPLELVRMVATARILMPHSRVRLSAGREGMNREAQILCLLAGADSIFYGDTLLTTGNPDVAADRELLAAAGVTAWPEETADACAGPRECRS, from the coding sequence CTGGTGGTGCGCCACGACTGGTCGACCGCTGAGATCCAGGCGCTGCTGGAGTTGCCGCTGGTGGAGTTGCTCTGGCGCGCCCAGGCCATGCATCGCCAGGCCAATCCGGGCTATCGGGTGCAGCTGGCGTCGCTGCTCAGCGTCAAGACCGGCGGCTGCGAGGAGGACTGCGCCTACTGCCCCCAGTCAATGCATCACAGCAGTGATGTGACGGGCCGACCGGAGCTGGAGGTGGAACCGGTGCTGGCGCGGGCCCGGGCGGCGAAGGAGGCCGGCGCCCATCGCTTCTGCATGGGCTGGGCCTGGCGTGAGATCCGCGACGGCGCCCCTTTTGAGGCGATGCTGCAGATGGTGCGCGGCGTGCGCGAGCTAGGGATGGAGGCCTGTGTCACCGCCGGCATGCTCACCGACCGCCAGGCCGGGCGGCTGGCGGAGGCGGGCCTCACCGCCTACAACCACAACCTCGACACCAGCCCCGAGCACTACGACCGGATCATCAGCACCCGCACCTACCAGGAGCGCCTCGAGACGCTGGAGCGGGTGCGCCAGGCCGGCATCACGATGTGCTGCGGCGGCATCATCGGCATGGGCGAGAGCCTCACGGACCGGGCCTCGCTGCTGCAGGTGCTGGCCACGATGGAGCCCCACCCCGAGAGCGTGCCGATCAACGCCCTGGTGGCGGTGGAGGGCACGCCCCTGGAGGAGCAGGCGCCGGTGGATCCGCTGGAGCTGGTGCGCATGGTGGCCACCGCCCGCATCCTGATGCCCCACAGCCGCGTGCGCCTCAGCGCCGGACGGGAGGGCATGAACCGCGAGGCCCAGATCCTCTGCCTGCTGGCCGGGGCCGATTCGATCTTCTACGGCGACACCCTGCTCACCACCGGCAATCCCGATGTGGCCGCCGACCGGGAGCTGCTGGCGGCCGCCGGGGTGACGGCCTGGCCGGAGGAGACGGCGGACGCCTGCGCCGGCCCGCGTGAATGCCGGAGCTGA
- a CDS encoding DUF952 domain-containing protein, with protein MNGSRQATSGGAAILYSFRRCPYAIRARLALAAAGLQPGLDLELREVALQAKPPELLAISAKGTVPVLVLRDAAGTQGTPTLDTATQGQGRGSAATVLDESLAIMRWALGQRDPEGWLAGWSPTEEAGMDALIAENDGPFKHHLDHFKYAGRYGREGLAEQQDHRERGLAILRDWNRRLQPGGWLLGDRRSLADIALLPFVRQFRLADPAGFDAEPDLAPLKTWLQRFLASKALLAVMQPPWAHRAPWRSPGWLYHLALSEEWQEAQAAGVYSRSTRGRSLEEVGFLHASHAHQIAGTYARFYADLPAGAVRLLTLDPARLAAVGLAVIEEPAPGSGELFPHLYGALPIEAVLRDEPWPP; from the coding sequence TTGAACGGTTCCAGGCAGGCCACATCCGGCGGCGCGGCGATCCTCTACAGCTTCCGCCGCTGCCCTTACGCGATCCGGGCGCGACTGGCCCTGGCGGCGGCGGGACTGCAGCCCGGCCTTGATCTGGAGCTGCGCGAGGTGGCCCTGCAAGCCAAGCCTCCGGAGCTGCTGGCGATCTCCGCCAAGGGAACCGTGCCGGTGCTGGTGCTGCGGGATGCCGCTGGGACGCAGGGGACGCCAACTCTGGACACGGCAACGCAAGGCCAAGGGCGGGGCTCGGCGGCCACCGTTCTTGACGAGAGCCTGGCGATCATGCGCTGGGCTCTCGGGCAGCGCGACCCCGAGGGCTGGCTGGCGGGCTGGAGCCCCACCGAAGAGGCCGGCATGGACGCGCTGATCGCCGAGAACGACGGCCCGTTCAAGCACCATCTCGATCACTTCAAGTACGCCGGCCGCTACGGACGTGAGGGGCTGGCCGAGCAGCAGGACCATCGCGAGCGTGGCCTGGCGATCCTGCGGGACTGGAACCGGCGGCTGCAGCCCGGTGGCTGGCTGCTCGGCGATCGCCGATCGCTGGCTGACATCGCCCTGTTGCCGTTCGTGCGCCAGTTCCGGCTGGCCGATCCGGCCGGCTTCGATGCCGAACCGGACCTGGCGCCCCTGAAGACCTGGCTGCAGCGGTTTCTGGCGAGCAAAGCCCTGCTGGCGGTGATGCAGCCCCCCTGGGCGCACCGCGCTCCCTGGCGTTCGCCGGGCTGGCTCTATCACCTCGCCCTGAGCGAGGAGTGGCAGGAGGCACAGGCCGCCGGTGTCTACAGCCGCTCCACCCGTGGCCGTTCGCTGGAGGAGGTGGGCTTCCTCCATGCCAGCCACGCCCACCAGATCGCCGGCACCTACGCGCGCTTCTATGCCGATCTGCCGGCCGGGGCGGTGCGCCTGCTGACGCTCGATCCCGCCCGCCTGGCGGCGGTGGGGCTGGCCGTGATCGAAGAACCGGCTCCCGGCAGCGGCGAGCTGTTTCCGCACCTCTACGGCGCGCTGCCCATCGAGGCGGTGCTGCGCGACGAGCCCTGGCCGCCATGA
- a CDS encoding glycosyltransferase family 2 protein produces MPPTPLLLAAAALSLALMADLGLAILLGGLARVFARAPRLRQGADAVEHTSLTVVIPAFNEAVNIEACLASVLGCDPPCADWRVLVVDDRSTDATAALAAATAERLGSPPGRFALLDAGARPAGQRWVGKNWACSRAMEQVSSDWVLFLDADVRLAPATLRRALGQAVEEQADLFSLAPRLCCGCLAEWMVQPIMASLLGLGFPIEAANDPADPTAFAAGPFMLFRRSAYDAIGGHRALAGEVVEDLALARRIKGGGLRLRYLLGVDAVDLRMYSDFAALWEGWSKNWFAGLDRSVARALGASAVVLLLFSGPWLLAGTAGTGLLWQRFAGPTALDPVPSPGFPAAATGMGDALHTLLRHGPRLPAWLLHGASGLEATLQSSAATATLLLRLTLAAALLGIGLQLALRLWTRQRFQVPLTLWWLMGAGGLVVAALGPTSVWRSLTGRGWTWKGRSLAG; encoded by the coding sequence ATGCCCCCCACGCCGCTGCTGCTCGCCGCCGCCGCTCTCTCCCTGGCCTTGATGGCGGATCTGGGGCTGGCGATTCTGCTGGGCGGCCTGGCGCGGGTGTTCGCCCGGGCACCGCGGTTGCGACAGGGGGCCGACGCCGTGGAGCACACCTCCCTGACGGTGGTGATCCCCGCCTTCAACGAAGCGGTCAACATCGAGGCCTGCCTGGCCAGCGTGCTGGGCTGTGATCCGCCGTGCGCCGACTGGCGGGTGCTGGTGGTGGATGACCGCTCCACCGACGCCACCGCCGCGCTGGCTGCCGCCACCGCCGAGCGACTGGGTAGCCCTCCGGGCCGCTTCGCCCTGCTGGACGCCGGTGCCCGGCCGGCTGGGCAGCGCTGGGTGGGCAAGAACTGGGCCTGCAGCCGGGCCATGGAGCAGGTGAGCAGCGACTGGGTGCTGTTCCTCGACGCCGACGTGCGCCTGGCGCCCGCGACCCTGCGGCGGGCCCTGGGCCAGGCAGTGGAGGAGCAGGCCGATCTGTTCAGCCTGGCGCCACGGCTCTGCTGCGGCTGTCTGGCCGAATGGATGGTGCAGCCGATCATGGCCAGCCTGCTGGGGCTGGGCTTTCCGATCGAAGCCGCCAACGACCCCGCCGATCCCACCGCCTTCGCCGCCGGGCCGTTCATGCTGTTCCGGCGCAGTGCCTATGACGCGATCGGCGGCCACCGCGCCCTGGCCGGCGAGGTGGTGGAAGACCTGGCCCTGGCACGGCGGATCAAGGGCGGCGGCCTGCGGCTGCGCTACCTGCTCGGCGTCGATGCGGTGGATCTGCGCATGTACAGCGATTTCGCCGCCCTGTGGGAGGGCTGGAGCAAGAACTGGTTCGCGGGGCTCGATCGCAGCGTCGCCAGGGCCCTGGGCGCCTCGGCCGTGGTGCTGCTGCTGTTCAGCGGCCCCTGGCTGCTCGCGGGGACAGCCGGCACAGGCCTGCTGTGGCAGCGGTTCGCCGGGCCCACCGCGCTCGACCCCGTCCCATCACCCGGCTTCCCGGCGGCGGCCACGGGGATGGGCGACGCGCTGCACACGCTGCTGCGCCATGGGCCGCGGCTGCCCGCGTGGCTGCTGCACGGCGCGTCAGGTCTTGAGGCCACGCTCCAGAGCTCTGCGGCCACCGCGACGCTGCTGCTGCGCCTGACCCTGGCGGCCGCCCTGCTCGGCATCGGCCTGCAGCTGGCCCTGCGGCTGTGGACCCGCCAGCGCTTCCAGGTGCCGCTCACCCTCTGGTGGCTGATGGGGGCCGGCGGCCTGGTGGTGGCGGCCCTGGGTCCCACGTCGGTGTGGCGCTCTCTCACCGGCCGCGGCTGGACCTGGAAGGGACGCTCACTGGCGGGCTGA
- a CDS encoding DUF6671 family protein: MVQSSRPYADRPVALATRHGKQRVIGRALRHGLGARLLHLPELDTDQLGSFCGTVARQGTALEACIAKAELALAHGGTGLAIASEGSFGPHPAVPLLPVGMEVMVFLDQQRGITIHEQLQARRTNFAQRRLKAASLESEAGSAELQRWLSAVGFPSHALIVRPLGAIAPDSAAIHKGIHQRQALWAAIAAAAAAAPSGQVQLETDMRAHCNPTRMASIRQLSFRLVRRIATACPSCQAPGWGLIASEPGLPCGWCGLPTTLTRAEIHGCVRCDERRELPRRDGLRQADPGHCPHCNP; the protein is encoded by the coding sequence GTGGTGCAGTCCTCCCGTCCCTACGCCGACAGGCCCGTCGCCCTGGCCACCCGCCACGGCAAGCAACGGGTGATCGGCCGGGCCCTGCGCCACGGTCTGGGTGCTCGGCTCCTGCACCTGCCGGAGCTCGACACCGATCAGCTGGGCAGCTTCTGCGGCACGGTGGCGCGGCAAGGCACGGCCCTCGAGGCCTGCATCGCCAAGGCCGAGCTGGCTCTGGCCCATGGCGGCACGGGCCTGGCGATCGCCAGCGAGGGCAGCTTCGGCCCCCACCCGGCGGTGCCGTTGCTGCCGGTGGGGATGGAGGTGATGGTGTTCCTTGACCAGCAGCGCGGGATCACCATCCACGAGCAGCTGCAGGCCCGCCGCACCAACTTCGCCCAGCGGCGGCTGAAGGCGGCATCACTGGAGAGCGAGGCCGGCAGTGCCGAGCTGCAGCGCTGGCTGAGCGCTGTGGGATTTCCCAGCCACGCCCTGATCGTCCGCCCGCTGGGTGCCATCGCCCCGGACTCTGCGGCGATCCACAAGGGCATCCATCAGCGCCAGGCCCTGTGGGCGGCCATCGCGGCGGCAGCGGCGGCGGCGCCCAGTGGGCAGGTGCAGCTCGAAACCGACATGCGAGCCCACTGCAACCCCACCCGCATGGCCAGCATCCGCCAGCTCAGCTTCCGGCTCGTGCGGCGGATCGCCACGGCCTGCCCGAGCTGCCAGGCCCCCGGCTGGGGTCTGATCGCCAGCGAGCCCGGGCTTCCCTGCGGCTGGTGCGGCCTGCCCACGACGCTGACGCGCGCCGAGATCCATGGCTGCGTGCGCTGCGACGAGCGCCGGGAGCTGCCGCGTCGCGATGGGCTGCGCCAGGCCGATCCCGGCCATTGCCCCCACTGCAATCCCTGA
- a CDS encoding cation:proton antiporter, whose protein sequence is MPPLPPLLMEFSSHQLETAETLIQVGRFLVIFIAARAIAELMVRLQLPTILGELVAGVLIGVSGLHLIVPPGAQAELSAAASGLVATLSDITPEAVRHVYDETFPSLQTVSQLGLFALLFLTGLESELDELVAVGVQAGTVAVTGVVLPFALGTAGLYYLFHVPLIPAVFAGAAMTATSIGITASVFGELKWLKRSEGQIVIGAAVLDDILGIVILAVVVAVVGGGAFSVGPVVKLCLAAVAFVAVALFLSRTAAPAFDWVVDRLKAPGDVAVASFVVLTLCCFAAQAIGLEAALGAFAAGLILSASKHTHDIDAAVKPLVALFATVFFVLIGTGMDLSVLNPFDPANREGLIVAAFLLVASIIGKIAAGWSYVSKEPTNRLVVGLGMMPRGEVGLIFLGLGRQAGILSPSLEAAILLMVIGTTFLAPILLRLVIPSEAGTPGAEAVQPSA, encoded by the coding sequence ATGCCTCCCCTCCCACCCTTGCTGATGGAGTTCAGCTCCCATCAACTGGAAACGGCCGAAACCCTGATCCAGGTCGGTCGCTTCCTGGTGATCTTCATCGCCGCCCGGGCGATTGCCGAGCTGATGGTGCGCCTGCAGCTGCCGACGATCCTCGGTGAACTGGTGGCCGGTGTGCTGATCGGTGTCTCCGGTCTGCATCTGATCGTGCCGCCCGGCGCCCAGGCGGAGCTGAGCGCCGCCGCCTCCGGCCTGGTGGCCACGCTCTCGGACATCACGCCCGAGGCGGTGCGGCACGTGTACGACGAGACCTTCCCGAGCCTGCAGACCGTGTCGCAGCTCGGCCTGTTCGCCTTGTTGTTCCTCACCGGTCTGGAGAGCGAGCTCGATGAGCTGGTGGCCGTCGGCGTTCAGGCCGGAACGGTGGCGGTGACCGGTGTGGTGCTGCCGTTCGCCCTCGGCACGGCCGGGCTCTACTACCTGTTCCATGTGCCGCTGATCCCGGCGGTGTTCGCCGGCGCGGCGATGACGGCCACCTCGATCGGCATCACCGCCAGCGTCTTCGGGGAGCTCAAGTGGCTCAAGCGCAGCGAGGGCCAGATCGTGATCGGTGCCGCCGTGCTCGATGACATTCTCGGCATCGTCATCCTGGCGGTGGTGGTGGCCGTGGTCGGCGGTGGCGCCTTCAGCGTCGGACCGGTGGTGAAGCTCTGCCTGGCGGCCGTGGCCTTCGTGGCGGTGGCCCTGTTCCTCAGCCGCACCGCGGCACCCGCCTTCGACTGGGTGGTGGACCGGCTCAAGGCGCCCGGCGATGTGGCCGTGGCCAGCTTCGTGGTGCTCACCCTCTGCTGCTTCGCCGCCCAGGCGATCGGCCTGGAGGCCGCCCTCGGCGCCTTCGCAGCCGGCCTGATCCTCAGCGCCTCCAAGCACACCCATGACATCGACGCCGCCGTCAAGCCGCTGGTGGCCCTGTTCGCCACCGTCTTCTTCGTGCTGATCGGCACCGGCATGGATCTGTCGGTGCTCAATCCGTTCGACCCCGCCAACCGGGAGGGCCTGATCGTGGCGGCCTTCCTGCTGGTGGCCTCGATCATCGGCAAGATCGCCGCCGGCTGGAGCTACGTCAGCAAGGAACCCACCAACCGTCTGGTGGTGGGCCTGGGGATGATGCCCCGTGGCGAGGTGGGCCTGATCTTCCTGGGCCTGGGCCGTCAGGCCGGCATCCTCAGCCCTTCCCTGGAGGCGGCGATCCTGCTGATGGTGATCGGCACCACCTTCCTGGCGCCGATTCTCCTGCGCCTGGTGATTCCCTCTGAGGCCGGCACCCCTGGCGCCGAGGCGGTTCAGCCCAGCGCCTGA
- a CDS encoding cation:proton antiporter subunit C, whose protein sequence is MAAIRLLELLILLAALAGFTGLLLRRNLFLKVLAMDVTGSAVVALFVLLGARSGLRTPILSRLANPADPGLAGADLADPIPQAVILTAIVIGLSIQALLLVVITQLARIDPSLDASSFDPPDRP, encoded by the coding sequence ATGGCTGCGATCCGACTGCTGGAGCTGCTGATCCTTCTGGCCGCCCTGGCCGGCTTCACGGGACTGTTGCTGCGACGCAACCTGTTTCTCAAGGTGCTGGCCATGGATGTGACCGGCAGCGCCGTGGTGGCGCTGTTCGTGTTGCTGGGCGCCCGCTCCGGCCTGCGCACACCGATTCTGTCGCGCCTCGCCAACCCGGCCGATCCCGGCCTGGCGGGCGCCGATCTGGCCGATCCGATCCCCCAGGCCGTGATCCTGACCGCCATCGTCATCGGCCTGTCCATCCAGGCGCTGCTGCTGGTGGTGATCACCCAGTTGGCCCGCATCGACCCCAGCCTTGATGCGTCCAGCTTCGACCCACCCGATCGCCCATGA
- a CDS encoding proton-conducting transporter membrane subunit gives MSDAWSPGSPQLVIWLLAPYLAAFTVALLPALSAPLILLCGLATALLGGWLLLGGSGLQLLLLGRYGVSLSVDGLACWFLLLGGLVCLAVWMEGRRQGWERTGWLLLLVLLGALNTSFLTTDLVSLYVSLEVVAISAFLLILKGRSARADWIALRYLLISNTAMGLYLIGAALVYSQSGSFQFTALAALPPGAPLALVLVGLLTKSGVFLNGLWLPRTHAEAPAEVSALLSGVVVSAGALPLLRLEQLSPSVTALLTPIALASAALGVTYALVVDDAKRLLAWSTLAQMGLVILSPAAGGAMALSHGLAKAGLFLTARHWPSRSLQGWSSRPLAWSLQLPLWLGALSIAGVAPMLGFSAKKQLETALSPPLAWAVLLLSIGSVALYTRLCRAPWDLTPRAPLSWGALLLSLPLLIAGVAFSAGRVTVDGLVKTFTVLLLGVALDQALERLRWRERMALPQLDRLPDLLGGLGLIGAGLVVAMHSGRFSPLLAGGAL, from the coding sequence ATGAGCGACGCCTGGAGCCCAGGCAGCCCCCAGCTGGTGATCTGGCTGCTGGCGCCCTACCTCGCCGCCTTCACGGTGGCGCTGCTGCCGGCGCTGAGCGCCCCGCTGATTCTTCTGTGCGGGCTGGCCACCGCGCTGCTCGGGGGCTGGCTTCTGCTGGGGGGCAGCGGCCTGCAGCTGCTCCTGCTGGGACGGTACGGGGTCAGTCTCAGCGTCGATGGCCTCGCCTGCTGGTTCCTGCTGCTGGGCGGGCTGGTGTGCCTGGCGGTGTGGATGGAGGGCCGCCGGCAGGGCTGGGAGCGCACCGGCTGGCTGCTGCTGCTGGTGCTGCTGGGGGCCCTCAACACCAGCTTCCTCACCACCGATCTGGTGAGCCTCTACGTGAGCCTGGAGGTGGTCGCGATCAGTGCCTTCCTGCTGATCCTCAAGGGCCGAAGCGCCCGGGCTGACTGGATCGCCCTGCGCTATCTCCTGATCAGCAACACCGCCATGGGGCTGTATCTGATCGGTGCGGCCCTGGTGTACTCCCAGAGCGGCAGCTTCCAGTTCACCGCCCTCGCGGCCCTGCCACCAGGGGCACCCCTGGCCCTGGTGCTGGTGGGACTGCTCACCAAATCCGGCGTGTTCCTCAACGGGCTGTGGCTGCCGCGCACCCATGCGGAGGCCCCCGCCGAAGTGTCGGCTCTGCTGTCGGGCGTGGTGGTCAGTGCCGGCGCCCTGCCCTTGCTGCGGCTGGAGCAGCTCAGCCCCAGCGTGACCGCACTGCTCACCCCGATCGCCCTGGCCAGCGCCGCGCTGGGGGTGACGTACGCCCTGGTCGTCGACGATGCCAAGCGCCTGCTGGCCTGGAGCACCCTGGCGCAGATGGGGCTGGTGATCCTCTCCCCCGCGGCCGGCGGCGCGATGGCGCTCAGTCACGGCCTGGCCAAGGCGGGGCTCTTTCTCACCGCCCGCCACTGGCCGAGCCGCTCGCTGCAGGGCTGGTCAAGCAGGCCCCTGGCCTGGAGCCTGCAGCTGCCGCTGTGGCTGGGTGCCCTCTCGATCGCCGGTGTGGCACCGATGCTCGGCTTCTCCGCCAAGAAACAGCTGGAGACGGCCCTGAGCCCACCGCTGGCCTGGGCCGTGCTGCTGCTCTCGATCGGCAGCGTGGCCCTCTACACGCGTCTCTGCCGGGCGCCCTGGGACCTGACACCGCGCGCACCGTTGTCCTGGGGAGCCCTGCTGCTCAGCCTGCCGCTGCTGATCGCCGGAGTGGCCTTCAGCGCAGGACGCGTCACGGTCGATGGCCTGGTGAAGACCTTCACCGTGCTGCTCCTCGGCGTGGCCCTCGATCAGGCCCTCGAGCGGCTGCGCTGGCGCGAGAGGATGGCCCTGCCCCAGCTGGATCGCCTCCCCGACCTGCTGGGCGGCCTGGGACTGATCGGGGCCGGCCTGGTGGTGGCGATGCACAGCGGCAGATTCAGCCCCCTGCTGGCAGGGGGAGCGCTCTGA
- a CDS encoding Na+/H+ antiporter subunit E — translation MGFLLSCLLRLLLWGLLTADTSAINLLIGLALALLLPHAQGPRQPLAPLLKALWRALMAIPLAYGEALALIGGSGEEQERWLEQPASPPSQRLVIFLEVLAITLTPFTLVLGLSRVEGRSVYRIHQLRPQPRPPRPTPSMED, via the coding sequence ATGGGGTTTCTGCTCAGTTGCCTGCTGCGGCTCCTGCTCTGGGGTCTGCTCACGGCCGACACCAGTGCCATCAACCTGCTGATCGGCCTGGCGCTGGCCCTCCTGCTGCCCCACGCCCAGGGACCGCGTCAACCGCTGGCCCCCCTGCTCAAGGCCCTCTGGCGCGCCCTGATGGCCATTCCCCTCGCCTACGGGGAGGCGCTGGCCCTGATCGGCGGCAGCGGCGAGGAGCAGGAGCGCTGGCTGGAGCAGCCGGCCAGCCCGCCGAGCCAGCGGCTGGTGATCTTCCTGGAGGTGCTGGCGATCACGCTCACGCCCTTCACGCTCGTGCTCGGCCTGAGCCGGGTGGAGGGCCGGTCGGTCTACCGCATCCACCAGCTGCGGCCGCAGCCGCGCCCGCCGCGACCCACCCCATCCATGGAGGACTGA
- a CDS encoding monovalent cation/H(+) antiporter subunit G: MTAHLQVMQPVIGHLSLLLLAAGLLLWFWGTWPLLESGSYLGKLHKLSVADTLGSTLMLLGLLLRIPGQWPLLCLALLGLMVWNTIFGYMLARCSLPPRGEPSAGVPLSSPTLRR, from the coding sequence ATGACCGCCCATCTGCAGGTCATGCAGCCTGTCATCGGCCACCTCAGCCTGCTGCTGCTGGCGGCAGGACTGCTGCTCTGGTTCTGGGGAACCTGGCCCCTGCTGGAGAGCGGCAGCTATCTCGGCAAGCTGCACAAGCTCTCGGTGGCCGACACCCTCGGCTCCACCCTGATGCTGCTGGGTCTGTTGCTACGGATCCCGGGGCAGTGGCCGCTGCTCTGCCTGGCGCTGCTGGGCCTGATGGTGTGGAACACCATTTTCGGCTACATGCTGGCGCGCTGTTCGCTCCCACCGCGGGGCGAGCCGTCAGCCGGCGTGCCCCTGTCCTCCCCAACCCTGCGTCGATGA
- a CDS encoding hydrogenase subunit MbhD domain-containing protein → MNEVLLNPALSLGGELDLLLPITALLPLTAVLLVSQSNPYQTLVLRGILGSVATLLYALLGAPDVAITEALVGTLLSTTLYAVALRSSMALRLEDRRSGPDPQPVERLCQWISPLHLRLRLVEAGADRDRCHGWLEDGGRLVLRQRALLERLQRCPGYGPWRDAGGAVLLDPEMAP, encoded by the coding sequence ATGAACGAGGTGCTCCTCAACCCTGCGCTCAGCCTCGGCGGCGAACTCGATCTGCTGCTGCCGATCACGGCGCTGCTGCCGCTCACGGCGGTGCTGCTGGTGAGCCAGAGCAACCCTTATCAGACGCTCGTGCTGCGCGGCATCCTCGGCTCGGTGGCCACCCTGCTCTACGCGCTGCTCGGGGCGCCGGATGTGGCGATCACCGAGGCCCTGGTGGGCACGCTGCTCTCCACAACCCTGTATGCCGTGGCGCTGCGCTCCTCGATGGCGCTGCGGCTGGAGGACCGCCGCAGCGGCCCCGATCCGCAACCGGTGGAACGGCTCTGTCAATGGATCTCCCCCCTGCATCTGCGCCTGCGACTCGTGGAGGCCGGCGCCGACCGGGACCGCTGCCACGGATGGCTGGAGGATGGCGGGCGTCTGGTGCTGCGCCAGCGGGCGCTGCTGGAGCGGCTGCAGCGGTGCCCCGGCTATGGCCCCTGGCGTGACGCGGGCGGTGCGGTCCTGCTCGATCCGGAGATGGCGCCATGA